In the genome of Christensenella timonensis, one region contains:
- a CDS encoding class I SAM-dependent methyltransferase yields MDTASKIEKILAEIETGERETGTFAQTMKIEEVLKILGKDPDLCRSQQGSSEVGTVHFNIDELKRWKDLIEKDHNVIYDRPLAGGNKLKTTAKRAIRKAARFVVDPMRVDQNEFNLAVMSAINILYNGAVVANPQTVIEQLRELRRDINDNKRKTADIAERVLELDEKNKEIKKEIENVAAYLEEENQQLLDKIKELAEQREMIKKVSEKFDRQTETFARFLREQEKQRESSAMLPGTPSCAEPVQGQESGRPDPESKDTYAAIDYFDFENHFRGSREEIKAGQEVYAPYFEGRTNILDLGCGRGEFLEIMKEKEIPAKGVDLYPDYVYFCRLNGFDAIEGDAVEYLAGIENESLGGIFAAQLIEHLEVEQILSLCAEAYKKLQEGAFFIAETPNPTCLATYMNSFYLDPSHNKPVHPKTMEYYLRKAGFSEVEILFTEASRSGYRLPLLSGKGVDNLEEFNNGINLVTDLLFGSQDYAVIAKK; encoded by the coding sequence ATGGATACAGCTTCGAAGATAGAAAAGATATTAGCGGAAATTGAAACTGGCGAAAGGGAGACTGGAACATTTGCTCAAACGATGAAAATAGAGGAAGTCCTTAAAATTCTGGGAAAAGATCCAGACCTGTGCAGGAGCCAGCAGGGAAGTTCGGAAGTGGGCACAGTTCATTTTAATATTGATGAGCTGAAGCGTTGGAAGGATCTGATTGAAAAAGATCATAATGTTATCTATGACCGGCCTCTGGCGGGGGGGAACAAACTGAAGACGACGGCGAAGCGTGCAATCCGGAAGGCGGCACGTTTTGTAGTTGATCCTATGCGGGTAGATCAGAACGAATTTAATTTGGCGGTTATGTCCGCAATTAATATTTTATACAATGGCGCGGTTGTGGCGAATCCACAAACAGTCATTGAACAGCTGCGGGAGCTGCGGAGGGATATAAACGATAACAAAAGAAAAACAGCAGATATTGCTGAAAGAGTATTGGAGCTGGATGAAAAAAATAAGGAAATAAAAAAAGAAATAGAAAATGTTGCGGCTTATTTGGAGGAAGAAAACCAACAGTTGCTGGATAAAATCAAGGAGCTGGCAGAGCAGCGTGAAATGATCAAAAAGGTATCGGAAAAATTTGACAGGCAGACAGAGACCTTTGCGCGCTTTTTGCGGGAGCAGGAAAAACAAAGGGAATCTTCTGCCATGCTGCCGGGAACGCCTTCGTGCGCTGAGCCAGTACAAGGGCAGGAAAGCGGCAGACCGGATCCTGAATCAAAGGATACTTACGCGGCAATTGATTATTTTGATTTTGAAAATCATTTCCGGGGTTCGCGTGAAGAAATTAAGGCAGGACAGGAAGTCTATGCGCCCTATTTCGAAGGGAGAACAAATATTCTTGACCTGGGATGTGGCCGCGGTGAATTCTTGGAAATTATGAAAGAAAAAGAAATTCCCGCGAAAGGTGTTGACCTGTATCCGGATTATGTTTATTTTTGCAGGCTTAACGGTTTTGATGCGATTGAAGGAGATGCAGTTGAATATTTGGCAGGAATAGAGAATGAATCATTGGGTGGAATCTTCGCAGCGCAGTTGATTGAGCATTTAGAGGTGGAGCAGATATTGAGCTTGTGCGCAGAAGCTTACAAAAAATTGCAGGAGGGAGCATTCTTTATTGCAGAAACGCCGAATCCTACATGTCTTGCGACCTATATGAATTCTTTTTACCTGGATCCCTCCCATAATAAACCGGTTCATCCCAAAACGATGGAATATTATTTGCGAAAAGCGGGATTCAGCGAGGTTGAAATACTCTTTACGGAAGCCAGCAGATCTGGTTACCGTCTGCCTCTTTTGAGCGGGAAAGGCGTAGACAATCTGGAAGAATTCAATAATGGAATCAATCTGGTGACGGATCTATTGTTTGGCAGCCAGGACTATGCGGTTATTGCGAAAAAGTAA
- a CDS encoding glycosyltransferase family 4 protein: protein MRIIISTVQIPFITGGAEFLAQNLKSAFIENGYEAEIVTMPFMDSPLERLEDHIVASRLLELTYGWAGKSDLCIGLKFPAYFIPHENKVLWILHQHRNAYDLFNAPSSTIKDDETGRKFRDIVYRADNTYLPEAKRLYTIADNVAGRLKRYNGLNAQTLYHPCPDHDKFYAEEYGDYILMPSRINVTKRQMLALEAMEYVKSDIKLYLVGQAGTEHERRQLLETIRQKGLEDKVRYFDFVSTGRKLELYANARAVLFIPIDEDYGYITLEAMEAARAVITAKDSGGPLEFVENEKNGLIVSPEPLEIAKAIDEFAHSKKMARQMGIAAKTRLSDMNITWENVVKELTK from the coding sequence ATGAGGATTATTATTTCAACAGTTCAAATCCCGTTTATAACGGGCGGCGCGGAATTTCTCGCACAAAATTTAAAAAGTGCTTTCATAGAAAACGGGTATGAAGCGGAAATTGTGACGATGCCTTTTATGGATAGCCCGCTTGAGCGTTTGGAAGATCATATTGTCGCGTCAAGACTATTGGAATTAACCTATGGATGGGCAGGAAAAAGCGACCTTTGCATCGGGCTTAAGTTCCCTGCTTATTTTATTCCACATGAAAATAAGGTGTTATGGATTCTCCACCAGCACCGAAACGCATACGATTTGTTCAATGCGCCCAGCAGCACCATTAAAGATGATGAAACAGGAAGAAAATTCCGCGATATTGTATACCGGGCGGACAATACTTATCTGCCGGAAGCAAAGCGGCTCTATACGATTGCCGATAATGTTGCCGGCAGGCTGAAACGATATAATGGACTGAATGCCCAAACTTTATACCATCCATGCCCAGATCATGACAAATTTTACGCGGAAGAATATGGAGACTATATCCTGATGCCTAGCAGGATCAATGTTACGAAAAGGCAGATGCTTGCGCTGGAAGCGATGGAGTATGTAAAGTCGGACATTAAGCTGTATCTGGTCGGGCAAGCGGGGACAGAACACGAACGCCGCCAATTGCTTGAAACCATTCGGCAAAAAGGATTAGAGGATAAAGTCAGATATTTTGATTTTGTATCAACAGGCCGGAAATTAGAGCTGTATGCGAACGCAAGGGCCGTATTATTTATTCCGATCGATGAAGATTACGGGTATATTACTTTAGAGGCAATGGAAGCGGCGCGTGCAGTCATTACGGCAAAAGACAGCGGAGGCCCGTTGGAGTTTGTTGAAAATGAGAAAAACGGATTGATTGTTTCGCCGGAACCTCTGGAAATTGCAAAAGCAATTGACGAATTTGCGCATTCCAAGAAGATGGCACGGCAAATGGGGATTGCCGCAAAAACACGTCTTTCCGATATGAATATTACGTGGGAAAATGTTGTGAAGGAGTTAACGAAATAG